The DNA sequence TGCTCCCGGGCGTTAATATACAGTATGCCGGTGCACCTAAGTATCGTATGGTTGTAACTGAAAAAGATTATAAGACTGCCGAGGATTTGCTGAAGAAATCTGTACAGTCCATCGCGGACGCTGCCAAGAAGAATTCAGTGAACTTCGAATTCACGAGAAAACAGTAAGATTATGCACTCACTGATAAGAAAATGCATTCAGAATGGGCATTACACTATGAAGGAGATTTGCCCAGTATGTGGCTCGGGTACAGAATTCGCCCTACCGCCGAAATATTCTCCATCAGACAGGTTCCAGAAATACAGGCTCAAGTTAATGGATGGCGAGAAAAATGGAAAAGATAATAATAAATCAATATAAAAAACCAAAACTGAATAATCCTATACTTATAGGTGGGCTCCCCGGTATAGGCAACATTGGAAAGAT is a window from the Thermoplasmatales archaeon genome containing:
- a CDS encoding Ribosome biogenesis protein Nop10, whose translation is MHSLIRKCIQNGHYTMKEICPVCGSGTEFALPPKYSPSDRFQKYRLKLMDGEKNGKDNNKSI